A genomic segment from Actinomyces lilanjuaniae encodes:
- the infB gene encoding translation initiation factor IF-2, translated as MPRPGPGGASPKPVPRPGPGGASPKPGPVGASPRSEAPGRTVEDQPTGTAAAADRDRPRPQPQDAVRPGTGSRGAGTSGSPTSRKAPVPGPRRGASTPGPRPGPARPGNNPYASSQGMPRPGGTGGRTGRPGGSGSARPGSPRPGNNPYASSQGMPRPGGAGGPRPQGGPRPGGPRPQSAGGGGRSQTSARPGPARSGSARPNPGMMPGQSSIGRPGAPARSGGGGRGGRPGGGRPGSGSGRPGGGFGGPRGGRGGRGSTQGAFGRGGGAPRGRKSKRAKRQEFEQQSAPSIGGVVVPRGDGSTLVRVKQGATLTDLAEKINANPAALVTVLFHLGEMATATQSLDEDTFALLGAELGYNVQIVSPEDEDRELLESFDINLEAEEADEDDANLLPRPPVVTVMGHVDHGKTKLLDAIRSTDVVAAEAGGITQSIGAYQVGVELAGESRRITFIDTPGHEAFTAMRARGAEVTDIAILVVAADDGVMPQTVEALNHAQAANVPIVVAVNKIDKEGANPEKIRGQLTEYGLVPEEYGGETMFVDISAKQRLHIDELLEAVLLTADAALDLRANPDSDARGVTIEAKLDKGRGAVTTVLVERGTLHVGDPIVAGSAYGRVRAMFNEHGENLEEVSPARPALVLGLTNVPSAGDSFIVAPDDRTARQIADKREAAERAAMLAKRRKRVSLENLSDVLKEGKVDTLNLILKGDSSGAVEALEDSLLKIDVGEEVALRVIHRGVGAITQNDVNLATVDSAIIIGFNVRPAERVSEIADREGVDMKFYSVIYNAIEDVEAAMKGMLKPVYEEVELGTAEVRQIFRSSKFGSIAGSLVRSGTIRRGAKARLVRAGVVVNGDLSIETLRREKDDVTEVREGYECGINLGFKDIAEGDVIETWEMREKPRS; from the coding sequence ACCGTCCCCGGCCGCAGCCCCAGGATGCTGTCAGGCCTGGGACTGGTAGTCGTGGTGCGGGGACGTCGGGCTCCCCCACCTCCAGGAAGGCTCCTGTGCCCGGGCCGCGGCGCGGCGCGTCCACGCCCGGGCCCCGGCCCGGCCCGGCCCGGCCTGGTAACAACCCCTACGCCTCCTCTCAGGGCATGCCCCGTCCCGGCGGGACAGGAGGGCGGACAGGGCGCCCGGGCGGCTCGGGCTCCGCGCGTCCCGGCAGCCCACGGCCTGGTAACAACCCCTACGCCTCCTCTCAGGGCATGCCCCGTCCCGGCGGGGCAGGAGGCCCTCGGCCCCAGGGGGGTCCTCGTCCCGGGGGGCCGCGGCCCCAGTCGGCTGGTGGCGGTGGTCGCTCCCAGACGTCGGCCCGTCCGGGACCGGCACGTTCTGGCAGCGCCCGTCCCAACCCGGGCATGATGCCGGGCCAGTCCTCTATCGGACGTCCGGGTGCCCCGGCTCGTTCTGGTGGCGGTGGCCGTGGCGGGCGCCCCGGTGGGGGGCGTCCTGGTAGCGGCTCAGGCCGCCCGGGCGGCGGTTTTGGCGGTCCTCGTGGAGGCCGTGGCGGACGCGGGTCCACCCAGGGCGCCTTTGGCCGTGGCGGCGGCGCCCCGCGCGGGCGCAAGTCCAAGCGGGCCAAGAGGCAGGAGTTCGAGCAGCAGAGCGCCCCGTCGATCGGCGGTGTCGTCGTCCCCCGCGGTGACGGCTCCACCCTGGTGCGTGTTAAGCAGGGCGCTACCCTGACCGACCTGGCGGAGAAGATCAACGCCAACCCGGCGGCACTGGTCACCGTGCTGTTCCACCTGGGTGAGATGGCTACGGCTACCCAGTCCCTGGACGAGGACACCTTCGCGCTGCTGGGTGCCGAGCTGGGCTACAACGTGCAGATCGTCTCCCCGGAGGACGAGGACCGAGAGCTGCTGGAGTCCTTCGACATCAACCTGGAGGCTGAGGAGGCCGACGAGGACGACGCCAACCTGCTCCCGCGTCCCCCGGTGGTCACGGTCATGGGGCACGTCGATCACGGTAAGACCAAGCTGCTGGACGCCATCCGCTCTACAGATGTCGTGGCTGCCGAGGCCGGCGGTATCACCCAGTCGATCGGTGCCTACCAGGTGGGGGTCGAGCTGGCAGGGGAGAGCCGTCGCATCACCTTTATCGACACCCCGGGTCACGAGGCCTTCACGGCTATGCGTGCCCGGGGGGCCGAGGTCACCGACATCGCGATCCTTGTCGTGGCCGCCGACGACGGCGTCATGCCCCAGACGGTCGAGGCCCTCAACCACGCCCAGGCCGCGAACGTGCCGATCGTGGTGGCGGTCAACAAGATCGACAAGGAGGGGGCCAACCCGGAGAAGATCCGCGGCCAGCTCACCGAGTACGGCCTGGTGCCTGAGGAGTACGGTGGCGAGACGATGTTCGTCGACATCTCCGCCAAGCAGCGTCTCCACATTGACGAGCTGCTGGAGGCGGTGCTGCTGACGGCTGATGCCGCGCTGGACCTGCGGGCCAACCCGGACAGTGATGCTCGCGGTGTCACCATTGAGGCCAAGCTGGACAAGGGGCGTGGTGCCGTGACCACGGTCCTGGTCGAGCGCGGTACCCTGCACGTCGGTGACCCGATTGTGGCAGGCAGCGCCTACGGGCGCGTGCGCGCCATGTTCAACGAGCACGGTGAGAACCTGGAGGAGGTCAGTCCCGCGCGTCCGGCACTGGTCCTGGGCCTGACCAACGTACCCAGTGCCGGGGACTCCTTCATCGTGGCTCCTGACGACCGCACGGCCCGTCAGATCGCGGACAAGCGAGAGGCTGCCGAGCGTGCCGCCATGCTGGCCAAGCGCCGCAAGCGGGTGTCCTTGGAGAACCTCTCCGACGTCCTCAAGGAGGGCAAGGTCGACACGCTCAACCTCATCCTCAAGGGCGACTCCTCGGGCGCCGTGGAGGCCCTGGAGGACTCCCTGCTCAAGATCGACGTCGGCGAGGAGGTCGCGCTGCGTGTCATCCACCGCGGGGTGGGCGCGATTACGCAGAACGACGTCAACTTGGCGACCGTGGACTCAGCGATCATCATCGGCTTCAACGTCCGCCCTGCCGAGCGCGTCTCGGAGATTGCCGACCGCGAGGGCGTGGACATGAAGTTCTACTCGGTCATCTACAACGCGATCGAGGACGTCGAGGCCGCTATGAAGGGCATGCTCAAGCCGGTCTACGAGGAGGTCGAGCTGGGGACGGCAGAGGTTCGCCAGATCTTCCGCTCCTCGAAGTTCGGTTCGATCGCCGGGTCCCTCGTGCGCTCTGGCACCATCAGGCGTGGCGCCAAGGCGCGTCTGGTGCGGGCTGGCGTCGTCGTCAACGGTGACCTGTCCATCGAGACACTGCGCCGGGAGAAGGACGATGTCACCGAGGTCCGTGAGGGCTACGAGTGCGGTATCAACCTGGGGTTCAAGGACATCGCTGAGGGCGACGTCATTGAGACCTGGGAGATGCGGGAGAAGCCTCGTTCCTGA